A DNA window from Mastomys coucha isolate ucsf_1 unplaced genomic scaffold, UCSF_Mcou_1 pScaffold21, whole genome shotgun sequence contains the following coding sequences:
- the Cabp5 gene encoding calcium-binding protein 5 isoform X1 gives MQFPMGPACIFLRKGIAEKQRERPLGQDEIDELREAFLEFDKDRDGFISYKDLGNLMRTMGYMPTEMELTELGQQIRMNLGGRVDFEDFVELMTPKLLAETAGMIGVQEMRDAFKEFDANGDGEITLAELQQAMQRLLGEKLTPREIAEVVQEADINGDGTVDFEEFVKMMSR, from the exons ATGCAGTTTCCCATGGGCCCTGCCTGCATCTTCTTGAGAAAAGGCATTGCTGAGAAGCAACGG GAGAGACCACTGGGACAGGATGAGATTGATG AGCTCCGGGAAGCATTTCTTGAATTTGACAAGGACCGAGATGGGTTCATCTCTTACAAAGATTTGGGCAATCTCATGAGAACTATGGGTTACATGCCTACAGAGATGGAGTTGACTGAGTTGGGCCAGCAAATACGAATGAACC TTGGTGGCCGTGTAGACTTTGAAGACTTTGTGGAACTGATGACCCCCAAATTGCTTGCAGAGACAGCAGGGATGATTGGTGTCCAGGAGATGCGAGATGCCTTCAAGGAG tttgatgCCAATGGAGATGGGGAGATCACACTGGCAGAACTGCAGCAGGCCATGcagaggctgctgggagagaAGCTTACACCCCGGGAGATTGCTGAGGTGGTACAGGAGGCTGATATCAATGGAGATGGCACTGTTGACTTTGAAG agtTTGTGAAGATGATGTCTCGTTGA
- the Cabp5 gene encoding calcium-binding protein 5 isoform X2 → MERPLGQDEIDELREAFLEFDKDRDGFISYKDLGNLMRTMGYMPTEMELTELGQQIRMNLGGRVDFEDFVELMTPKLLAETAGMIGVQEMRDAFKEFDANGDGEITLAELQQAMQRLLGEKLTPREIAEVVQEADINGDGTVDFEEWHSSRSTER, encoded by the exons ATG GAGAGACCACTGGGACAGGATGAGATTGATG AGCTCCGGGAAGCATTTCTTGAATTTGACAAGGACCGAGATGGGTTCATCTCTTACAAAGATTTGGGCAATCTCATGAGAACTATGGGTTACATGCCTACAGAGATGGAGTTGACTGAGTTGGGCCAGCAAATACGAATGAACC TTGGTGGCCGTGTAGACTTTGAAGACTTTGTGGAACTGATGACCCCCAAATTGCTTGCAGAGACAGCAGGGATGATTGGTGTCCAGGAGATGCGAGATGCCTTCAAGGAG tttgatgCCAATGGAGATGGGGAGATCACACTGGCAGAACTGCAGCAGGCCATGcagaggctgctgggagagaAGCTTACACCCCGGGAGATTGCTGAGGTGGTACAGGAGGCTGATATCAATGGAGATGGCACTGTTGACTTTGAAG aatGGCATTCTTCCAGGAGCACTGAAAGATAG